In Cloacibacillus sp., a single window of DNA contains:
- a CDS encoding 2-phosphosulfolactate phosphatase — MKYIFDAAFLPCEALKEHDVRVVVDLLRATTQITTFFDAGGEVLVPVTEVDAAFEMRDQLGGDWKIMGERGGLAAPGFDFGNSPLELSAAGAPQNAIITTSNGTRAIMKASEGCAHVIAACARNAEAAAWDAICSGTNIGVLCAGRNGEFSLEDTICAGMLIEKMLVLAPSNGGTEMELTDGAMAAMALWHHVGPDITAVCQESAHGRILAGLGFDNDLFFCGELDSSSTVPILKNLNGVLAFIGR; from the coding sequence ATGAAATATATATTTGACGCCGCATTTCTGCCTTGCGAGGCGCTGAAAGAACATGACGTACGCGTTGTGGTAGATCTCTTGCGCGCCACGACGCAGATAACGACATTCTTTGACGCGGGAGGCGAGGTGCTCGTTCCTGTGACGGAGGTTGACGCCGCCTTTGAAATGAGAGACCAACTTGGCGGCGACTGGAAAATAATGGGAGAACGCGGCGGACTTGCCGCGCCCGGTTTTGACTTCGGAAATTCGCCGCTTGAACTTTCCGCAGCGGGCGCCCCCCAAAACGCCATAATCACCACCTCAAACGGCACAAGAGCCATAATGAAGGCAAGCGAAGGCTGCGCGCACGTCATAGCGGCCTGCGCGAGAAACGCGGAAGCCGCCGCCTGGGACGCCATCTGCTCCGGCACCAACATAGGCGTCCTCTGCGCGGGAAGAAACGGCGAATTCTCGCTTGAAGACACAATCTGCGCGGGGATGCTGATAGAAAAAATGCTAGTACTCGCCCCGTCAAACGGCGGCACCGAGATGGAACTTACAGACGGCGCGATGGCCGCGATGGCGCTCTGGCATCACGTCGGCCCCGACATCACAGCGGTCTGCCAGGAATCGGCTCACGGCAGGATACTCGCGGGCCTGGGCTTCGACAACGACCTTTTCTTCTGCGGAGAGCTTGACTCAAGCTCCACCGTCCCAATACTAAAAAATTTAAACGGGGTCTTGGCCTTCATCGGAAGATGA